Proteins encoded in a region of the Cytobacillus pseudoceanisediminis genome:
- a CDS encoding YueI family protein, with product MAENIDDYLQQGIHGQKQTKPDERRKFLGSLRERVVIALKQPQIREDGIYPQVEEALKANSKAHLYLNGNMSYSYLSKYIKLASTYKVEYTIVTNKDHNSEIGLVLAYDYAIDKPEIFVERKTVKAEAKKKKGRPICQTIQAEMSSVFSAALF from the coding sequence TTGGCTGAAAATATAGATGATTATCTTCAACAGGGGATTCATGGACAAAAGCAGACCAAGCCTGATGAACGCCGCAAGTTTCTTGGCTCGCTTCGGGAGAGGGTGGTCATTGCCTTGAAGCAGCCGCAGATAAGGGAAGATGGAATCTATCCGCAGGTGGAAGAGGCCCTTAAAGCCAACAGCAAGGCTCATCTTTATCTAAATGGGAATATGAGCTACTCCTATTTATCAAAATATATAAAGCTTGCCTCAACCTATAAGGTCGAATATACAATCGTCACCAATAAAGATCATAATTCAGAGATCGGGCTGGTTCTAGCCTATGACTATGCGATTGATAAACCGGAAATTTTCGTGGAGAGGAAAACGGTCAAAGCAGAAGCAAAAAAGAAAAAAGGGCGGCCTATTTGCCAAACTATTCAAGCGGAAATGAGCAGCGTCTTCAGCGCTGCTCTATTTTGA
- the gatC gene encoding Asp-tRNA(Asn)/Glu-tRNA(Gln) amidotransferase subunit GatC — protein sequence MSRISIDQVKHVAHLARLAMTEEEAVAYTEQLDKMISFAELLNELDTDHVEPTSHVLDMKNVLREDKANKGLPQEEVLKNAPEHQDGYIKVPSIIE from the coding sequence ATGTCGAGAATTTCAATAGATCAGGTTAAGCATGTTGCACACCTGGCGCGACTTGCAATGACTGAGGAAGAAGCTGTTGCATACACCGAACAGCTGGACAAGATGATTTCATTTGCCGAACTGCTGAATGAGCTTGATACAGACCATGTTGAACCAACATCCCATGTTCTTGATATGAAGAATGTATTGAGAGAAGATAAGGCAAATAAGGGGCTTCCACAGGAAGAAGTTCTGAAAAATGCGCCGGAACATCAGGATGGCTATATAAAAGTGCCGTCTATTATTGAATAG
- the putP gene encoding sodium/proline symporter PutP, translating to MDINIPTLIAIIVYLVGMLLIGVLAARMTKDLSDYVLGGRGLGAGVAALSAGASDMSGWLMLGLPGAVYLGGMGEIWLPIGLAAGAYLNWQFVAKPLRVYTEVANDSITVPGYFENRFHDTSKLLRVVSAIVILVFFTFYTSSSLVGGAILLENSFGMDYTLALWVGAAVILSYTLFGGFLAASWTDFIQGILMFLALIIIPITAIQELGGWNETLDQISAIDPTHLDVASGATFVGVVSLLAWGLGYFGQPHILVRFMGLKSTNDVPKARLIGMTWMVLSLFGALFVGFAGIAYFADAPLANSETVFIMFSQVLFNPWVAGFLLAAILSAIMSTVDSQLLVSSSALAQDFYKSIFRRNASKKEEMIVGRIAVLGIAIIAIFLGYNPESKVLELVSYAWAGFGAAFGPVIILSLFWKRMTRNGALAGIIVGAVTVIVWAQLTGGLFDLYELAPGFLFAGLAIIIVSLLDKAPSKEVQEQYNQYKSVLKN from the coding sequence ATGGATATAAATATACCAACTTTAATTGCCATTATTGTTTATCTGGTCGGCATGCTGCTGATTGGCGTGCTTGCAGCCAGAATGACTAAAGATTTATCTGATTATGTTTTAGGCGGACGAGGGCTTGGAGCTGGAGTTGCAGCCTTGAGTGCCGGAGCTTCTGATATGAGCGGATGGTTAATGCTGGGATTGCCTGGAGCTGTTTACTTAGGCGGTATGGGTGAAATATGGCTTCCTATCGGTCTGGCAGCCGGTGCCTATCTGAATTGGCAGTTTGTTGCTAAGCCACTGCGTGTCTACACAGAAGTAGCCAACGATTCGATTACAGTTCCCGGGTATTTTGAAAACCGGTTCCATGATACTTCAAAATTGCTGCGGGTAGTTTCTGCAATCGTCATATTAGTCTTTTTCACTTTCTATACTTCTTCCAGCCTGGTCGGCGGTGCCATTCTATTAGAAAATTCATTCGGGATGGATTATACACTCGCTCTTTGGGTCGGAGCTGCTGTCATTTTGTCATACACATTATTTGGCGGCTTCCTTGCAGCCAGCTGGACAGACTTTATTCAAGGCATCTTAATGTTCTTAGCCTTGATTATCATTCCGATTACAGCGATTCAGGAGCTTGGCGGTTGGAATGAAACACTAGATCAGATCAGCGCGATAGATCCAACACATTTAGATGTTGCTTCAGGAGCCACTTTTGTTGGCGTAGTTTCCCTGCTGGCATGGGGGCTTGGCTACTTTGGACAGCCGCATATCCTTGTCCGCTTTATGGGATTAAAATCAACAAACGACGTTCCAAAAGCCCGCTTGATCGGTATGACGTGGATGGTTCTTTCGTTATTTGGAGCTCTGTTTGTAGGGTTTGCCGGCATCGCCTATTTTGCAGATGCACCGCTTGCCAATTCTGAAACAGTATTCATCATGTTTTCACAGGTACTATTTAATCCATGGGTAGCTGGATTCTTATTAGCAGCCATTCTCTCAGCAATCATGAGCACAGTTGACTCTCAATTGCTCGTTTCTTCAAGTGCACTGGCGCAGGATTTTTATAAATCCATCTTTAGAAGAAATGCTTCCAAAAAGGAAGAAATGATTGTTGGCAGAATTGCTGTACTGGGCATTGCCATTATTGCCATCTTCTTAGGGTATAACCCAGAAAGCAAGGTGTTGGAACTTGTCAGTTATGCTTGGGCCGGATTTGGTGCAGCCTTCGGGCCAGTTATCATCCTGAGCCTGTTCTGGAAGCGCATGACACGGAATGGCGCCCTTGCCGGCATTATTGTTGGTGCCGTAACAGTAATTGTTTGGGCACAGCTTACCGGCGGACTGTTTGATTTGTATGAATTGGCGCCCGGCTTCCTATTTGCAGGTCTAGCGATTATCATCGTCAGCCTTCTGGATAAAGCACCTTCAAAGGAAGTTCAGGAGCAGTACAATCAATATAAGTCTGTCCTTAAAAATTAA
- a CDS encoding CamS family sex pheromone protein codes for MKKLMMLALSLTLLLAGCAPNFNKQEEVVQEDKNEKDKAIIPNYKISEKYYRTLLPFEPSESRGLVVNNVNTKYDINEFETGLMRVAQNTFDPDKYLFQEGQYLKRGTVQAWLNRKFTDAQLKEREMKAEDNIGLNPMIADGGDIDKNNEKSPIYLAHILEHNYLLKNDDGKVGLGGVVIGLAMNSVHYYQKEQYGATFETKIDQDVIEREGKKLAEEVLQRVRQIKGLKDVPVTIALFEQQSRTSVVPGSFFTYATADKGSTKLGGWEDVNEKYVLFPSNTAEKNHRDDLTAFLNFKQDVETYFPNFNGVIGKAFYAQDQLQEVNIDIPIQFYGKAEAIGFTQYVTGLVVKHFPEYISVQVNISSVNGPEALVVRKADQSEPFVHIYQ; via the coding sequence GTGAAAAAACTGATGATGCTTGCTTTATCTCTAACCCTTCTGCTAGCAGGCTGTGCGCCTAATTTTAATAAGCAGGAGGAAGTTGTTCAGGAAGACAAGAACGAAAAGGATAAGGCAATCATTCCGAACTATAAAATTTCTGAAAAGTATTATCGAACACTGCTGCCTTTTGAACCAAGTGAATCCAGAGGTCTCGTGGTCAATAATGTAAACACCAAATATGATATCAATGAATTTGAGACAGGACTTATGAGAGTTGCGCAAAACACGTTTGATCCTGATAAATACTTATTCCAGGAAGGACAGTATCTAAAGAGAGGCACAGTCCAGGCTTGGCTAAACCGTAAATTCACTGATGCTCAGCTGAAGGAACGCGAAATGAAGGCAGAAGACAATATCGGCTTAAATCCAATGATCGCAGATGGCGGAGATATTGATAAAAACAATGAAAAAAGCCCGATCTACCTTGCCCATATTCTTGAACACAACTATTTGCTGAAAAATGATGATGGAAAAGTGGGGCTCGGCGGTGTTGTAATTGGCCTTGCCATGAACTCTGTCCATTATTATCAAAAGGAACAATATGGTGCCACTTTCGAAACAAAGATTGACCAAGATGTCATCGAACGGGAAGGTAAAAAGCTGGCTGAAGAAGTACTGCAGAGAGTACGGCAAATCAAAGGCCTGAAAGATGTGCCGGTAACCATTGCTTTGTTTGAACAGCAATCAAGAACTTCGGTGGTGCCAGGCAGCTTCTTTACATACGCTACGGCGGATAAAGGAAGCACCAAGCTTGGCGGATGGGAAGACGTCAACGAGAAATATGTCCTTTTCCCTTCAAACACGGCTGAAAAAAATCATCGAGATGATTTAACGGCTTTTCTTAACTTTAAACAGGATGTAGAAACCTATTTCCCAAACTTCAATGGAGTTATCGGGAAAGCCTTCTACGCTCAGGACCAATTGCAGGAAGTTAATATTGATATCCCAATCCAATTCTATGGAAAAGCAGAAGCGATTGGATTTACGCAATATGTAACAGGGCTTGTCGTCAAACACTTCCCTGAATACATCTCAGTCCAGGTAAATATCTCATCTGTCAACGGACCGGAAGCACTAGTAGTCCGGAAAGCAGACCAAAGCGAACCTTTTGTCCACATCTATCAATAG
- a CDS encoding cysteine hydrolase family protein, translated as MPNKALINIDYTNDFVAEGGALTCGKPGQLLEKKIADLTGEFIASGHFTVFAIDVHDEGDIHHPETKLFPPHNIRNTEGRNLYGLLQQIYETNKDAENVYFMDKTRYSAFAGTDLEIKLRERGVEEVHLVGVCTDICVLHTAVDAYNKGFKIVIYKDAVASFDQEGHQWALRHFANTLGAEVI; from the coding sequence ATGCCAAACAAAGCTTTGATTAATATCGATTACACAAATGATTTTGTAGCGGAAGGCGGTGCCCTGACATGCGGTAAGCCTGGACAGCTGCTGGAAAAGAAGATCGCGGACCTTACAGGAGAGTTTATCGCGAGTGGGCATTTCACTGTTTTTGCTATTGATGTTCATGATGAAGGAGACATCCATCACCCAGAAACAAAATTATTTCCGCCGCATAATATCAGGAACACGGAGGGAAGAAATCTGTACGGTTTATTGCAGCAGATTTATGAAACAAACAAAGACGCTGAAAATGTTTATTTCATGGACAAAACAAGATATTCTGCATTTGCAGGAACCGATCTCGAGATAAAACTGAGGGAACGCGGTGTTGAGGAGGTGCACCTGGTCGGTGTATGCACAGACATTTGCGTGCTTCATACAGCAGTCGATGCTTATAATAAAGGGTTTAAAATAGTGATTTATAAAGATGCTGTTGCTTCATTTGATCAGGAGGGTCATCAGTGGGCCTTAAGGCATTTTGCAAATACGCTTGGAGCAGAAGTAATTTAA
- the gatA gene encoding Asp-tRNA(Asn)/Glu-tRNA(Gln) amidotransferase subunit GatA: MSLFDHKVSELHQLLHKKEITVTDLVSESYKRIGEVEDKVQAFLTLDEEKAREAAKRMDGKIGTDEAKGLLFGMPIGVKDNIVTKGLRTTSASKILENFDPIYDATAASKLHNAETITIGKLNMDEFAMGSSNENSGFQVTRNPWNLERVPGGSSGGSAASVAAGEVLFSLGSDTGGSIRQPASYCGVVGLKPTYGRVSRFGLIAFASSLDQIGPITRTVEDNAYLLQAISGVDPMDSTSANVEVPSYAESLTGDVKGLRIAVPKEYLAEGVNEEVRQSVLDALKVLEKLGATWEEVSLPHSKYALATYYLLSSSEASANLARFDGVRYGYRTANPENLIDLYKKTRAEGFGDEVKRRIMLGTFALSSGYYDAYYKKAQKVRTLIKQDFENVFEKYDVIIGPTAPTPAFKIGENTSDPLTMYANDILTIPVNLAGVPGISVPCGFADGLPLGLQIIGKHFDESTVYRVAHAFEQATEFHKQKPGL, from the coding sequence GTGAGTTTATTTGACCATAAGGTATCGGAACTTCATCAGCTTTTACATAAGAAAGAAATCACGGTTACCGACCTTGTCAGCGAATCGTACAAGCGAATCGGTGAAGTTGAAGATAAAGTACAGGCTTTCTTGACGCTTGATGAAGAAAAAGCCCGTGAAGCAGCTAAAAGAATGGATGGGAAAATTGGAACAGACGAGGCAAAAGGCCTTTTGTTCGGTATGCCAATCGGCGTGAAGGATAACATCGTAACGAAGGGGCTGCGCACCACCAGTGCGAGTAAAATCCTTGAAAACTTTGATCCGATTTATGATGCGACTGCTGCATCCAAATTACATAATGCTGAAACCATTACAATCGGTAAACTGAATATGGATGAATTTGCAATGGGATCATCCAATGAAAACTCAGGCTTTCAAGTAACCCGGAATCCATGGAATCTAGAAAGAGTTCCCGGGGGATCTTCCGGTGGTTCTGCTGCTTCTGTTGCAGCCGGTGAGGTTTTATTTTCTCTTGGATCAGACACAGGCGGCTCAATCAGACAGCCTGCTTCTTATTGCGGAGTTGTTGGGTTAAAGCCTACATATGGAAGAGTATCAAGATTCGGACTGATCGCGTTTGCCTCATCTCTGGACCAAATCGGGCCAATTACACGGACAGTTGAAGATAACGCATATCTGCTTCAGGCAATTTCAGGTGTGGATCCTATGGATTCTACTTCAGCAAATGTTGAGGTCCCAAGCTATGCGGAAAGCTTGACTGGGGATGTAAAGGGGCTGAGAATTGCCGTACCGAAAGAGTATTTGGCTGAAGGTGTGAATGAAGAGGTGCGCCAGTCAGTACTGGACGCCCTGAAAGTGTTAGAAAAACTTGGGGCAACATGGGAGGAAGTTTCCCTGCCGCATTCGAAATATGCACTGGCAACGTATTATCTGCTGTCCTCCTCTGAGGCATCGGCAAATCTGGCGCGCTTTGATGGCGTACGCTATGGCTATAGAACAGCAAATCCTGAGAATTTAATCGATTTATACAAAAAGACCCGTGCAGAAGGCTTTGGTGATGAAGTGAAACGCCGCATCATGCTTGGTACATTCGCCTTAAGTTCAGGCTATTATGATGCTTACTATAAAAAGGCACAAAAGGTGCGTACACTGATTAAACAAGACTTTGAAAATGTTTTTGAAAAATATGATGTCATTATTGGACCGACAGCACCAACTCCTGCCTTTAAGATTGGTGAAAATACATCTGATCCGCTGACAATGTACGCAAATGATATTCTGACAATTCCAGTAAACCTTGCCGGCGTACCTGGAATCAGCGTACCTTGCGGATTCGCGGATGGATTGCCGCTTGGCCTCCAGATTATCGGAAAGCATTTTGATGAAAGCACTGTTTACCGTGTAGCGCATGCTTTTGAGCAGGCTACAGAATTCCATAAGCAAAAACCGGGACTGTAA
- the pruA gene encoding L-glutamate gamma-semialdehyde dehydrogenase, with the protein MVQPYKHEPFTNFKEEENREAYLKGLQTVESYLGQDYDLLIGGERISTEDKIVSINPSNKEEVVGRVSKANRELAEKAMQAAVEAFKTWRKVKPETRADVLFKAAAIIRRRKHEFSALLTKEAGKPWNEADADTAEAIDFLEYYARQILKIKDGVPVNSRPNEYNRYDYIPLGVGIIISPWNFPLAIMAGTTVAAIVAGNTVLLKPASTTPVVAAKFVEVMEEAGLPKGVLNFVPGSGAEVGDYLVDHKDTRFISFTGSRDVGLRINERASKLNEGQIWLKRVIAEMGGKDTIVVDKEADLELAATSIVASAFGFSGQKCSACSRAVVVEDVYDQVLNRVVELTNELTQGNPEDQSNYMGPVIDQGAFDKIMSYIEIGKEEGKLMTGGEGDSSKGFFIKPTVFADLAPDARLMQEEIFGPVVGFTKAKDFDHALEIANNTEYGLTGAVITQNREHIQKAREDFHVGNLYFNRGCTGAIVGYQPFGGFNMSGTDSKAGGPDYILLHMQAKTTSEMY; encoded by the coding sequence ATGGTACAACCTTATAAGCATGAGCCATTCACGAATTTTAAAGAAGAAGAAAATCGTGAAGCATATTTAAAGGGTTTACAAACTGTAGAAAGCTATTTGGGCCAGGATTATGATCTTTTAATTGGCGGAGAGCGCATTTCTACTGAAGATAAAATTGTATCAATCAATCCTTCTAATAAAGAAGAAGTAGTTGGCCGTGTTTCAAAGGCAAACCGCGAGCTTGCGGAAAAAGCAATGCAGGCTGCTGTTGAAGCATTCAAAACATGGAGAAAAGTGAAGCCGGAAACACGCGCAGATGTTTTATTCAAAGCTGCTGCGATCATCCGCCGCCGTAAGCATGAGTTTTCTGCCCTTTTAACAAAGGAAGCAGGGAAGCCTTGGAACGAGGCAGATGCTGATACTGCGGAAGCCATTGACTTCCTTGAGTACTATGCACGCCAAATCTTAAAAATCAAAGACGGTGTTCCAGTCAACAGCCGTCCGAACGAATATAACCGTTATGACTACATTCCATTGGGAGTGGGCATCATCATCTCTCCTTGGAACTTCCCGCTTGCAATCATGGCCGGCACTACTGTTGCCGCGATCGTGGCAGGAAATACAGTTCTATTAAAACCAGCTTCTACAACACCGGTTGTGGCTGCGAAATTTGTTGAAGTGATGGAAGAGGCAGGCCTTCCGAAGGGCGTGCTGAACTTCGTGCCGGGCAGCGGTGCAGAAGTGGGCGACTATTTGGTTGACCATAAAGACACTCGCTTCATCTCCTTCACGGGTTCACGCGACGTTGGTCTTCGCATCAACGAGCGTGCTTCCAAGCTAAACGAAGGCCAAATCTGGCTAAAGCGTGTGATCGCTGAAATGGGCGGTAAGGACACAATCGTTGTGGACAAAGAAGCAGACCTTGAATTGGCAGCTACTTCAATCGTTGCCTCTGCTTTCGGATTCTCCGGCCAGAAGTGCTCTGCATGTTCACGTGCGGTTGTAGTAGAAGATGTATACGATCAGGTTCTTAACCGTGTGGTGGAACTGACTAACGAATTAACGCAGGGCAATCCTGAAGACCAGAGCAATTACATGGGTCCAGTGATTGACCAGGGCGCATTTGATAAAATTATGAGCTACATCGAAATCGGCAAAGAAGAAGGCAAGCTGATGACTGGCGGAGAAGGAGACAGCTCGAAAGGCTTCTTCATCAAGCCGACAGTATTCGCAGACCTTGCCCCGGATGCACGCTTAATGCAGGAAGAGATCTTTGGACCTGTCGTTGGCTTCACAAAGGCAAAAGATTTCGATCATGCGCTTGAAATCGCCAACAACACCGAGTACGGCTTAACAGGTGCTGTGATCACACAGAACCGTGAGCACATCCAAAAAGCGCGCGAAGACTTCCATGTTGGAAACTTATACTTCAACCGCGGCTGTACAGGCGCGATTGTTGGATACCAGCCATTCGGCGGATTCAACATGTCAGGAACTGACTCCAAGGCGGGCGGCCCTGACTACATTCTTCTGCATATGCAGGCGAAGACTACTTCTGAAATGTATTAA
- a CDS encoding LytTR family transcriptional regulator DNA-binding domain-containing protein gives MAILKITNLEEHDEHTVVFPPFSLEISAGEAAAVHTNTNVKNVLLSMFMGTMPISNGEIRVNEISAAIDKRKFLTGIGIFSLNDGLYERLTAKENFSFYKNLYGSEISIEEGLRAVQLDAERNQQVRKLSYSQKRRVHFGRMLFQNPALFIFEEPDQNIDLETKRVFIKLIRKLNQNGKGVLILTGNLESALAVTNKVYRLGETGLLELDVLQDEPDTAAQEQHAGLLSEETPAVQPVCFEKVPTKVNDKIVLFDPPEIDYIESNDGQSNIFIKGEVYPSVFTLAELERKLHPYGFFRCHRSYIVNLQKVREVVTWTRNSFTLVLNDASKSSIPLSKGKMAELKEMLGLK, from the coding sequence ATGGCCATTTTAAAAATAACAAATTTAGAAGAGCATGATGAGCATACAGTTGTATTTCCTCCATTTAGTCTGGAGATCTCTGCGGGCGAGGCCGCAGCAGTTCATACAAATACAAATGTAAAGAACGTATTATTGAGTATGTTCATGGGGACAATGCCGATTTCCAATGGAGAAATAAGGGTTAATGAAATTAGTGCGGCGATAGACAAACGCAAATTCTTGACGGGCATTGGAATCTTCTCTTTAAATGACGGTCTATATGAAAGATTAACGGCGAAGGAAAACTTCTCTTTTTATAAGAACCTATATGGATCGGAAATATCAATAGAAGAAGGGCTGCGTGCTGTTCAGCTGGATGCAGAGCGAAATCAGCAGGTTAGAAAGTTATCCTATTCACAAAAAAGACGAGTCCATTTTGGCCGTATGCTTTTTCAGAACCCTGCATTGTTTATTTTTGAAGAGCCAGACCAAAATATTGATTTGGAAACAAAGCGTGTCTTCATAAAATTGATAAGGAAACTTAATCAAAATGGGAAAGGTGTTTTAATACTAACTGGTAATTTGGAGAGTGCGCTTGCAGTGACCAACAAGGTTTATAGGCTTGGTGAAACCGGTCTGCTGGAGCTTGACGTTTTACAGGATGAACCGGATACAGCGGCGCAGGAACAGCATGCCGGTCTGCTGAGTGAAGAAACGCCAGCGGTACAGCCTGTTTGCTTCGAAAAAGTCCCTACAAAAGTGAACGATAAAATCGTATTATTCGACCCGCCTGAAATTGATTACATTGAAAGCAACGATGGCCAATCCAATATTTTTATTAAAGGTGAAGTGTATCCAAGTGTATTTACTCTGGCAGAGCTGGAAAGAAAACTGCACCCCTATGGCTTCTTCAGATGCCACCGCTCTTATATTGTTAATCTGCAGAAGGTCCGGGAGGTCGTGACGTGGACAAGGAATAGTTTTACACTGGTGCTCAATGATGCTTCTAAATCATCAATCCCTTTATCAAAAGGGAAAATGGCGGAGTTAAAAGAAATGCTGGGGTTAAAGTAA
- the aceA gene encoding isocitrate lyase gives MADERVRQLQESWEMDERWNGVERPYTAEEVIKLRGSIDIEHTLARRGAEKLWKLVNEEDFVNALGALTGNQAVQQVKAGLKAIYLSGWQVAADANLSGNMYPDQSLYPANSVPSVVKRINQALQRADQIHHMEGDHSIDWFAPIVADAEAGFGGQLNVFELMKGMIESGAGGVHFEDQLSSEKKCGHLGGKVLLPTQTAVKNLISARLAADVMGVPTVIVARTDANAADLITSDVDPCDSPFITGERTPEGFFRTKAGLDQAIARGLAYAPYADLVWCETSEPDLDEARRFAEAIHEKFPGKLLAYNCSPSFNWKKKLDDETIAKFQVELGKMGYKFQFVTLAGFHALNHSMFELARGYKDRGMAAYSELQQAEFASETHGYTATRHQREVGTGYFDQVSMVITGGTSSTTALKGSTEEEQFTEKQEA, from the coding sequence ATGGCAGATGAAAGAGTGCGTCAGTTACAGGAAAGCTGGGAAATGGATGAACGCTGGAATGGAGTAGAAAGACCGTATACGGCTGAGGAAGTCATTAAATTAAGAGGGTCAATTGATATTGAACATACATTAGCGCGCCGTGGTGCAGAGAAGCTGTGGAAGCTTGTGAATGAAGAAGACTTCGTCAATGCATTAGGGGCGTTAACGGGAAACCAGGCTGTCCAGCAGGTTAAGGCAGGGCTGAAGGCCATATACTTAAGCGGCTGGCAGGTTGCTGCAGATGCGAATCTGTCCGGAAATATGTACCCGGACCAAAGTCTATATCCGGCCAACAGTGTTCCGAGTGTTGTAAAACGAATTAATCAGGCCCTTCAGCGAGCTGACCAGATTCATCATATGGAAGGGGATCATTCCATTGACTGGTTCGCTCCGATTGTAGCAGATGCGGAAGCAGGATTCGGCGGCCAGCTTAATGTATTTGAACTTATGAAAGGCATGATTGAATCGGGTGCCGGCGGAGTACACTTTGAGGACCAGCTATCTTCTGAGAAGAAATGCGGCCACCTTGGCGGAAAGGTTTTACTGCCTACCCAGACTGCTGTTAAGAATTTAATTTCTGCAAGATTGGCAGCGGATGTTATGGGCGTGCCGACTGTCATTGTCGCACGGACTGATGCCAACGCTGCAGACTTAATAACCAGCGATGTGGACCCTTGTGATTCACCTTTCATTACTGGGGAACGCACACCTGAAGGTTTCTTCCGTACAAAGGCAGGTCTTGACCAAGCGATCGCTCGGGGATTGGCGTATGCTCCTTATGCAGACCTGGTATGGTGTGAAACATCAGAACCGGATCTTGATGAAGCGAGACGCTTTGCTGAAGCAATCCATGAAAAATTCCCTGGCAAGCTGTTAGCGTATAATTGCTCTCCTTCATTCAATTGGAAGAAAAAGCTCGATGACGAAACGATTGCAAAATTCCAGGTTGAGCTCGGCAAAATGGGCTATAAGTTCCAGTTTGTTACTTTGGCAGGATTCCATGCGCTAAACCATAGCATGTTTGAACTGGCTCGCGGCTATAAAGACCGCGGAATGGCAGCGTACTCTGAACTGCAGCAGGCCGAGTTTGCCAGCGAAACACATGGCTACACGGCGACAAGACATCAGCGTGAAGTGGGTACCGGCTATTTTGACCAGGTTTCCATGGTCATTACTGGAGGAACATCCTCGACAACTGCTTTGAAAGGATCCACTGAGGAAGAACAATTTACTGAAAAGCAGGAAGCTTAA
- a CDS encoding ABC transporter ATP-binding protein has product MENIIEVKSLAKYFSDQPALENVSFNVKKGETFGFLGPSGSGKTTTIKILTAQLAQTDGEALVFGVNASNLKKEEYRKKIGILTDNSGLYSRLTIYDNLKLYCDLYDVPDKRIDEVLGMVNLIDDKKKAVSKLSKGMTQRVTLARAFLHQPELLFLDEPTSALDPVNTKHIYKGLKDLKEKGTTIFLTTHDMNEAETLCDRVAFLNNGAIQLLDSPKALRRKFADHTLTVELTDGSKVIVDKGPGGAQTVYDYMSGNKIVSIYSNEPTLGDIFVEVTGRKLA; this is encoded by the coding sequence ATGGAGAATATCATTGAAGTCAAATCATTGGCCAAATACTTTTCAGATCAGCCAGCACTGGAAAATGTATCATTTAATGTAAAAAAGGGAGAGACTTTCGGGTTTTTAGGGCCAAGCGGATCCGGCAAAACAACTACCATAAAAATTCTAACCGCTCAATTAGCCCAGACAGATGGGGAGGCTTTAGTATTTGGGGTAAATGCTTCCAATCTGAAGAAAGAAGAATACCGTAAGAAAATCGGAATCCTGACTGATAATAGCGGTTTATACAGCCGTTTAACAATTTATGATAATTTAAAGCTGTACTGTGATCTTTATGATGTACCGGATAAGAGGATTGATGAAGTTCTGGGCATGGTCAATTTAATAGATGATAAAAAGAAGGCTGTTTCTAAACTATCAAAAGGGATGACTCAGCGTGTGACACTGGCACGGGCATTCTTGCATCAACCTGAGCTGCTGTTTCTTGATGAACCGACTTCAGCACTTGATCCAGTAAATACAAAACATATTTATAAAGGCTTAAAAGACTTAAAAGAAAAAGGAACCACGATCTTTTTGACCACACACGATATGAATGAGGCTGAAACGCTATGTGACCGCGTTGCGTTCTTAAATAATGGGGCTATTCAATTGCTGGATTCACCTAAAGCGCTTCGCCGAAAATTTGCCGATCATACATTGACTGTTGAGCTGACCGATGGGAGCAAAGTAATTGTCGATAAAGGACCGGGCGGAGCACAAACTGTGTATGATTACATGTCTGGAAATAAAATTGTTTCCATCTATTCGAACGAACCGACTTTAGGGGATATTTTTGTAGAAGTAACAGGGAGGAAATTAGCATGA